Proteins encoded together in one Glandiceps talaboti chromosome 11, keGlaTala1.1, whole genome shotgun sequence window:
- the LOC144442619 gene encoding heparan sulfate glucosamine 3-O-sulfotransferase 1-like, producing MNFTSVLSGPDRRLIISMSEKPVTKAYCMKTCVFILAAMIVVLFCVWRFYDMKLPTTTPRTGYHLKVHHDRVRKKVHHVRDRKNGDTTAEMTNSFDEMDSFRYSNLFDIHSGNAKLNGVKGRSHGSKSHHNEESRKRLPNVIIAGIKKCGTGPVRSFLKFHPSVVVNDTEVHYFDRHYSEGLTWYINQMPESQENQLTIEKTPRYFVEPAVPRQIYEDVSPQTKMIFVACEPVHRAVSDYLHIYKHTRKALQVLQSLPSDAPLYITQNERLKRYRREHYDINDTFESTVLDNHGNINEKSAIIQIGKYVSYLPNWFKYFPRDQIHVVDGEHFKTDPAGELCKIEKFLNVEPYFRSDSFYFDDEKGFYCLSKPYHYCLGKNKGREHPTVDKRVLDILADYYQPYNEEFSRLLDQNFSWINS from the coding sequence ATGAATTTTACCAGTGTGTTAAGTGGCCCAGACAGGCGTCTTATCATATCAATGTCTGAAAAACCAGTAACGAAAGCGTACTGCATGAAGACATGTGTTTTCATTTTGGCTGCAATGATAGtcgttttgttttgtgtctGGAGGTTCTATGACATGAAATTACCCACAACAACACCTCGGACAGGATATCACTTGAAAGTACATCATGATAGAGTCAGGAAGAAAGTACATCATGTTAGAGACAGGAAGAATGGAGATACCACGGCAGAAATGACGAACAGCTTTGATGAAATGGACAGTTTTCGTTATAGCAATTTATTTGATATCCATTCTGGTAATGCAAAGTTAAATGGGGTCAAGGGTCGTTCACATGGCAGCAAAAGTCATCATAATGAGGAATCCAGAAAACGATTACCTAACGTCATAATTGCGGGTATTAAAAAATGCGGCACAGGTCCAGTGCGTTCTTTCTTGAAATTTCACCCCTCGGTTGTCGTCAATGACACGGAAGTTCATTACTTTGACCGCCATTATTCAGAAGGCTTAACATGGTACATTAATCAAATGCCAGAGTCCCAAGAAAATCAACTTACAATAGAAAAAACACCGAGATATTTTGTAGAGCCAGCTGTCCCACGTCAAATTTACGAAGACGTTTCCCCACAGACTAAAATGATTTTTGTCGCCTGTGAACCAGTACATCGCGCTGTGTCtgattatttacatatttacaaacacaCAAGGAAAGCTTTACAAGTATTACAATCATTACCATCTGACGCACCACTGTATATCACTCAAAATGAACGCCTTAAACGTTATAGACGAGAACATTATGACATAAATGACACCTTTGAGTCAACCGTCTTagataaccatggcaacattaaTGAGAAAAGCGCTATCATTCAAATAGGTAAATACGTCTCGTATCTACCAAATTGGTTTAAGTATTTTCCTCGTGATCAAATCCATGTTGTGGATGGTGAGCACTTTAAAACAGACCCAGCGGGAGAATTATGCAAAATTGAAAAGTTCTTAAATGTTGAGCCTTATTTTAGAAgtgattcattttattttgatgatgaGAAGGGATTCTACTGTCTGTCCAAGCCATATCATTATTGTCTTGGTAAGAATAAAGGGCGTGAACACCCAACAGTTGACAAGAGAGTCCTTGATATTTTAGCCGATTACTACCAACCATACAATGAGGAGTTTTCAAGATTACTTGATCAGAATTTCTCTTGGATTAACTCATGA